From Coffea arabica cultivar ET-39 chromosome 9c, Coffea Arabica ET-39 HiFi, whole genome shotgun sequence, one genomic window encodes:
- the LOC113707761 gene encoding glutathione S-transferase L2, chloroplastic-like isoform X2 — MSSGVKEVLPPPLDSSSEPPAIFDGTTKLYISYTCPYAQRVWITRNYKGLEDKIKLIPIDLQNRPAWYKEKVYPPNKVPSLEHNNEVKGESLDLLKYLEDNFEGPSLLPDDPAKREFAEELLSYTNSFNRAVVSSFKADSISEAGATFDYIENALGKFGDGPFFLGTFSLVDIAYAPLIERYQPFLLDAKKYNITEGRPQLATWIQELNKIEAYEVTKRDPRSS, encoded by the exons ATGTCTTCTGG TGTGAAAGAGGTGCTTCCACCTCCTCTTGATTCTTCTTCAGAACCACCTGCCATCTTTGATGGTACTACCAA GTTGTACATATCTTACACATGCCCTTATGCGCAACGTGTATGGATTACAAGGAACTATAAG GGATTGGAAGATAAGATAAAACTGATCCCTATTGACCTGCAGAACAGGCCCGCCTGGTACAAGGAGAAAGTTTACCCACCAAACAAG GTGCCATCTCTGGAGCATAATAATGAAGTTAAAGGAGAGTCCCTTGATCTGCTAAAATATCTGGAGGATAACTTTGAAGGTCCTTCACTTCTTCCTGAC GATCCAGCCAAGAGAGAGTTTGCAGAAGAGTTGCTGTCCTATACCAACTCCTTCAATCGAGCTGTGGTTTCTTCTTTCAAGGCAGATTCAATTAGTGAAGCCG GTGCTACCTTTGATTACATTGAGAATGCCCTCGGCAAATTTGGGGATGGTCCCTTTTTCCTTGGAACTTTTAGTCTG GTAGATATAGCTTATGCTCCGCTCATTGAGAGGTATCAACCCTTCTTGTTGGATGCGAAGAAGTACAATATTACAGAGGGCAGGCCACAACTGGCAACATGGATTCAG GAGCTTAACAAGATTGAGGCTTATGAAGTGACAAAACGTGATCCAAGGAGCTCGTAG
- the LOC113707761 gene encoding glutathione S-transferase L2, chloroplastic-like isoform X1 has translation MSSGVKEVLPPPLDSSSEPPAIFDGTTKLYISYTCPYAQRVWITRNYKGLEDKIKLIPIDLQNRPAWYKEKVYPPNKVDYLVAPCYVPSLEHNNEVKGESLDLLKYLEDNFEGPSLLPDDPAKREFAEELLSYTNSFNRAVVSSFKADSISEAGATFDYIENALGKFGDGPFFLGTFSLVDIAYAPLIERYQPFLLDAKKYNITEGRPQLATWIQELNKIEAYEVTKRDPRSS, from the exons ATGTCTTCTGG TGTGAAAGAGGTGCTTCCACCTCCTCTTGATTCTTCTTCAGAACCACCTGCCATCTTTGATGGTACTACCAA GTTGTACATATCTTACACATGCCCTTATGCGCAACGTGTATGGATTACAAGGAACTATAAG GGATTGGAAGATAAGATAAAACTGATCCCTATTGACCTGCAGAACAGGCCCGCCTGGTACAAGGAGAAAGTTTACCCACCAAACAAGGTTGATTACCTAGTGGCACCATGCTAT GTGCCATCTCTGGAGCATAATAATGAAGTTAAAGGAGAGTCCCTTGATCTGCTAAAATATCTGGAGGATAACTTTGAAGGTCCTTCACTTCTTCCTGAC GATCCAGCCAAGAGAGAGTTTGCAGAAGAGTTGCTGTCCTATACCAACTCCTTCAATCGAGCTGTGGTTTCTTCTTTCAAGGCAGATTCAATTAGTGAAGCCG GTGCTACCTTTGATTACATTGAGAATGCCCTCGGCAAATTTGGGGATGGTCCCTTTTTCCTTGGAACTTTTAGTCTG GTAGATATAGCTTATGCTCCGCTCATTGAGAGGTATCAACCCTTCTTGTTGGATGCGAAGAAGTACAATATTACAGAGGGCAGGCCACAACTGGCAACATGGATTCAG GAGCTTAACAAGATTGAGGCTTATGAAGTGACAAAACGTGATCCAAGGAGCTCGTAG
- the LOC113707760 gene encoding glutathione S-transferase L3-like isoform X1 has translation MAAATPGTSVSLRTSSAANPRLTFPSVFCICSVPKTPLRYPRNIHPHVKFSRISPLSASAMSSGVKEVLPPALDSSSEPPAIFDGTTKLYISYTCPYAQRVWITRNYKGLQDKIKLIPIDLQNRPAWYKEKVYPPNKVPSLEHNNEVKGESLDLIKYLEGNFEGPSLLPDDPAKREFAEELLSYTNSFNQAVVSSFKADSINEAGAAFDYLENALGKFGDGPFVLGTFSLANIAYAPFIERYQPFLLDVKKYNITEGRPKLAAWIQEINKIEAYEVTKRDPKELAEAFKRRFSSRL, from the exons ATGGCAGCTGCTACACCTGGCACTAGTGTAAGCTTACGAACTTCATCAGCTGCTAATCCGCGCCTCACATTTCCTTCTGTTTTCTGTATATGCTCTGTACCCAAAACCCCATTAAGATACCCTCGAAATATTCACCCGCATGTtaaattttcaagaatttctcCATTATCCGCTTCGGCAATGTCTTCTGG TGTGAAAGAGGTGCTTCCACCTGCTCTTGATTCTTCTTCAGAACCACCTGCCATCTTTGATGGTACTACCAA GCTGTACATATCTTACACATGCCCTTATGCGCAACGTGTATGGATTACAAGGAACTATAAG GGATTGCAGGATAAGATAAAACTGATCCCTATTGACCTGCAGAACAGGCCTGCCTGGTACAAGGAGAAAGTTTACCCACCCAACAAG GTGCCATCTCTGGAACATAATAATGAAGTTAAAGGAGAGTCTCTTGATCTGATAAAATATCTGGAGGGTAACTTTGAAGGTCCTTCACTTCTTCCTGAC GATCCAGCCAAGAGAGAGTTTGCAGAAGAGTTGCTGTCCTATACCAACTCCTTCAATCAAGCTGTGGTTTCTTCTTTCAAGGCAGATTCAATTAATGAAGCTG GTGCTGCCTTTGATTACCTTGAGAACGCCCTTGGCAAATTTGGGGATGGTCCCTTTGTCCTTGGAACTTTTAGTCTGGCAA ATATAGCTTATGCTCCGTTCATTGAGAGGTATCAACCCTTCTTGTTGGATGTGAAGAAGTACAATATTACAGAGGGCAGGCCAAAACTGGCAGCATGGATTCAG GAGATTAACAAGATTGAGGCTTATGAAGTGACAAAACGTGACCCAAAGGAGCTTGCAGAAGCCTTCAAAAGGCGTTTCTCG TCTCGGCTCTGA
- the LOC113707760 gene encoding glutathione S-transferase L3-like isoform X2, giving the protein MAAATPGTSVSLRTSSAANPRLTFPSVFCICSVPKTPLRYPRNIHPHVKFSRISPLSASAMSSGVKEVLPPALDSSSEPPAIFDGTTKLYISYTCPYAQRVWITRNYKGLQDKIKLIPIDLQNRPAWYKEKVYPPNKVPSLEHNNEVKGESLDLIKYLEGNFEGPSLLPDDPAKREFAEELLSYTNSFNQAVVSSFKADSINEAGAAFDYLENALGKFGDGPFVLGTFSLVDIAYAPFIERYQPFLLDVKKYNITEGRPKLAAWIQEINKIEAYEVTKRDPKELAEAFKRRFSSRL; this is encoded by the exons ATGGCAGCTGCTACACCTGGCACTAGTGTAAGCTTACGAACTTCATCAGCTGCTAATCCGCGCCTCACATTTCCTTCTGTTTTCTGTATATGCTCTGTACCCAAAACCCCATTAAGATACCCTCGAAATATTCACCCGCATGTtaaattttcaagaatttctcCATTATCCGCTTCGGCAATGTCTTCTGG TGTGAAAGAGGTGCTTCCACCTGCTCTTGATTCTTCTTCAGAACCACCTGCCATCTTTGATGGTACTACCAA GCTGTACATATCTTACACATGCCCTTATGCGCAACGTGTATGGATTACAAGGAACTATAAG GGATTGCAGGATAAGATAAAACTGATCCCTATTGACCTGCAGAACAGGCCTGCCTGGTACAAGGAGAAAGTTTACCCACCCAACAAG GTGCCATCTCTGGAACATAATAATGAAGTTAAAGGAGAGTCTCTTGATCTGATAAAATATCTGGAGGGTAACTTTGAAGGTCCTTCACTTCTTCCTGAC GATCCAGCCAAGAGAGAGTTTGCAGAAGAGTTGCTGTCCTATACCAACTCCTTCAATCAAGCTGTGGTTTCTTCTTTCAAGGCAGATTCAATTAATGAAGCTG GTGCTGCCTTTGATTACCTTGAGAACGCCCTTGGCAAATTTGGGGATGGTCCCTTTGTCCTTGGAACTTTTAGTCTG GTAGATATAGCTTATGCTCCGTTCATTGAGAGGTATCAACCCTTCTTGTTGGATGTGAAGAAGTACAATATTACAGAGGGCAGGCCAAAACTGGCAGCATGGATTCAG GAGATTAACAAGATTGAGGCTTATGAAGTGACAAAACGTGACCCAAAGGAGCTTGCAGAAGCCTTCAAAAGGCGTTTCTCG TCTCGGCTCTGA